The genomic DNA ACCAAATGCCACAAGGGCATACAACCTGCCTGGGGGCTGACCTGGTCTCAAATCTCCAAGCAGTGACAGGGAAGGTGGCACTTTGGGAGGTTGGTGGTGTCTTGTTTGTGATCCCACCCCAGTCTTGGGGCCAGGGGAGCCACGTTACCAGTCTTATCTTGTGTTCCTCCTCCAGGATGAAAAGTTTTTCCTTCTTGATGTAAAACTCAGCCGCGTCCAGCATGGCCTTCTTGGGGATAAGCCCCACCAGCTGGGACCCCACCACAGGGAGCTTCAGAGCCTGCAAAGGACAGCGGAAATGTGACTGCCCTCCAGAGATATTTGCCATGCCTCTGCTACCACCCTTCCATTCTGGACTGATGGTCCTTTTCCTGGGATCTGAAAGGCACACAGAAATGTCTTCGATACATCTCCCACCTTGCAGAGGTGAGCCTGGAGCTGGGAATTAGCAGCCAGTCACTAAGTATTTGGGGTTTCCTGTTGCTTGGGtctctgcctggctttgctgagCTGAGAGCATGAAAAAGCAGCGCCAGACCATTGGACATGGCCAAAAGCTTGTAGGGAGATAACCTTTGCAAAGTCCCAGTTGAGAAAAGCATCACATGGCACCTCTCACCTCCTCTCACCACCTCTCACCTCTGCATCTCGGCAGACCTCCTCGTAGACTTCGTGGAGTGGCGTGGTCTCAAAGTCCAGGAGGTTTGTCGAAACCTGGGCTATATTCTCTTCCTCCAAATACCAGCCAATTCCCTGGACCTTCTTCAAGCGCCCGGgctgcaaagagctgctgtggTCAAGGCACAGCGGTGGCCAGCTCAGCCCTGGGATGCGTAGGGGTGAGCAGGACCGTGCATGAGAGTACCTGGTCAGCACCACGGCCCTGTTCCCGGATGTTGAGGGCGATGCGGTGAGccagctccttggtgcagagcAGATTGATGTTGTACGCTATGAGGAAGGTCCGGGCCCCTGTCACTGTGGCCCCCCACCGGGGGACAAAGGTGGGGGGCCCAAAATCGGGAGCCCACTCCGGTTTCACAAGctggggagggaaaaagagagggagggaggaaagcgtTTTGGCTAGCACTGCCGTACAGCATGAGTGGGCTGCTGAGGCTGTGCCGCGATGGGCGGCTGTCCACCCAGGGAAAGTGTCTCCCTTCCCAGCCGGTGCCTGCAGCAGCCCCTTTCACATTTGGCAGCATCCAAAGCATTTCTTTGGCTCCTCTCAGTCTGGCCAAGACACTTGtgcaaagggaataaaaaatgaaggtaaaaaggcagcatttttctttctcttttcaattGTTTTGCTTCAAAACTTCCTCCCATTTCAGTTCTATGTAAAAACTTCCATAGGCTTAAagcagaaatgtttcatttcatgcCAAAGGAAATAGTTCACTCAAGTTCTCTGGGGTCTTTTTATCTCACAGAGGACAAAATGAATCCATCAGGATGAACAAGCCCAGCTACTTCAGCTTCTCTCTGTATGGCCCATGCTCCagtcctgaccatcttggtggcccccACTAAACTTGCTCTAGTTTATTGACATCACTCTTGTACTGGGGCACCAAAAATCAGCCCAGtatccagatgtggcctcactggTGCCAAACGGGGAGAAGAATCAGCACCTTCACCATGCTGGCTGCGCTCTAGACTCCTTCCCAAGGAAGCTTGTAAGGTTATTGGTGTAAAAAGATccctcttatttttttcttaatgcatttTTGGAGCAAAGAGCAGAAGGCCCCAAGAGCTGTTTTCATACCCCCTCAGCCAGCATGTGCAATTGCCTCAGAAAGGAGACACTTCTCGTGGGGCCCAAGGTTTCGGTCTGGGGGAATAAGTGGCCTCCCTGAGGCCCAGGAGATGCTGCTCAGCTTTGCCCATTAGGCAGGACAGCCCGTGCTGCCAGGCACACTCACCTTTTTGGGGAGCGCCTCATACTCCCCAGCACGGATGGCTGGCAGGGATTTCCTGCTTTCCTCCCGTGCTGCCTCTCCGTACAGGTAAACTGCAAGAGAGAGCAGGGTATGACAGACAGGCCAAATGCCGCCATGGAGAGGGGGCTGTGGCACATCATCTAACAGGGACCACGGATCCATCTTTGCCCATTTTGGGACAGAAAGTGTTTTTGCCCTACTTAAGCCTTCGTAAAAGAAGTACATCTTCTTTTATATAGGAGAGCACTGGCACAGATGGAAGCACAGCCCCAGGCATCCAGCGCTCCCCCCACTCACCAGGCACCCCCAGCTCCATTGACAAACGCTGCCCAAAGTTGTAGGCGCAGGCAATACACTCCTCCATGCTCACGTTCATCACCGGCACAAAGGGGCAGACGTCCAGGGCCCCCATACGAGGGTGTTCACCTGGGGACAGGACCAGACGTTAAAAGGAAGGGAGCAGTAAGAGCAAGCTGGATGAGGAGGGATGAAGGCCCTTTCCCAGCCCCTTTTGGAGGCTCAGCTTACAGCCCGCCTGCCACAAAGCATTTCCACTGCAAGGAAAGTTGTGTTTGAGGCAGTAATGTGTACTCCAGCCCAGCAAAAGGATGGTTTCAGGTTCTCTGTAAGAGGAAGACAAGCAAGAGCTTTGTGCGGTCCAGCCAGCATCCATCCTGGCAGTGCTGCTTGCTGGAGATGCAGAAATGTGCCATATTTGGTTGCTGGCAATCATTTTGTATCAGTTTTTAGCTTCTGTGAACAAGAGAGGTTTTGAGCTGGGGAACCATGCTGTCAGGGCACAGCTCTGGCCATGCAAGGCATGCCAGTAGCCGTCCCCGCATGCCACAACCAACACAGAGGCTTGCTCTGGGCCCCAGCTGCCAAGGGACACTTGGTGCGGGGATGGCTCCCATGCTTCCCCCGAGCTCACCCGCGTGCCGACTCATGTCGATGAGCTGCCCGGCCACTCGGGCCGCGCTCAGCGCCCCTTCGACAACAGCTTCTGGGGCCCCCACAAAGGTGTAGACGGTGCGGTTGGTGGAGGGCCCGGCATCCACATCCAGCAACACGCAGCCAGGAGTCCCGGAGATGGCTTGCCCCAGCGCCTCAATCACCTGTGAGAGAGCGGAGACAGACAAGGAGGCTGGGCGGCGGGGCTGGCGAGATGCCCACCTCAGCCCCGGGAGCCATGCAAGATGGGGGAGCCTTTTTGCAGCTCTCCCCAACCCCATTCCCACTGGCGCTGGGGTTGGGGCCATGATCAAGAAGGAGGCCACGTGCCAGTGGGTACAACCCCGTGCCACTGAGGATGCAGGACTCTGGTGCATGAGCATCCTGCTTCCAACCAGGGGGCACAGCGCTGGGACACAGAGACAGCCCCTGGCTCCCTgcaagctgcagccctgcagcagaggAGGGAAAGTTGATCAGGTGCCAGCTACATGCTGGAGAGGTCTGTCGCAATTTGCTATTCCTGAGGATACTGTCCCCTGTCAGCTTCAAAACTGATTTGGCTCTGCAAAGCCCATTTCCTAGGGGAACCAGGATTTTTACCATGACCTTCATGTTGGCTCCCTGGAAGGGCCAAAGTTCAGCCTGAGGCAGACACCCAGCACAAATCATTTTAACCTGGACAGCGTAATGTTTGACAAAGCAACTGAAAGGGAGATTTCCAAATGGGATATGCCAGGCCACCTTCGTCAAGAGTCCTGGCCCTAAGACAACCtacaggcagcagaaaggagcagGACTCCAAGCCCCCCATTTCTCATGGAGGTGCAAAAAAGGATCAGGGACTGCATTTGGACACTTTCAGCATTAGCCATGCAGATAAAGGT from Apteryx mantelli isolate bAptMan1 chromosome 6, bAptMan1.hap1, whole genome shotgun sequence includes the following:
- the FTCD gene encoding formimidoyltransferase-cyclodeaminase, which codes for MAKLVECVPNFSEGNNKEVIEALGQAISGTPGCVLLDVDAGPSTNRTVYTFVGAPEAVVEGALSAARVAGQLIDMSRHAGEHPRMGALDVCPFVPVMNVSMEECIACAYNFGQRLSMELGVPVYLYGEAAREESRKSLPAIRAGEYEALPKKLVKPEWAPDFGPPTFVPRWGATVTGARTFLIAYNINLLCTKELAHRIALNIREQGRGADQPGRLKKVQGIGWYLEEENIAQVSTNLLDFETTPLHEVYEEVCRDAEALKLPVVGSQLVGLIPKKAMLDAAEFYIKKEKLFILEEEHKIRLVVSRLGLDSLSPFNPQERVIEYLVQAGEADRGLVAKPLGAFVRAVGRRSAAPGGGSVSAAVSALGAALGCMVGLMSYGKRQFEELDAVMRKLIPPFHQAMDELVAMVDADSRAFSSYMEAMKLPKSTPEEKARRAAAMQQGLKTAVEVPCALAEKVNGLWPALKEMACHCNLACKSDIQVGAKMLEAGVFGAYCNVMINLKDISDEKFKQVMSQKVSRLLEEAKQSLALVLALLEKRAA